In Mobula hypostoma chromosome 11, sMobHyp1.1, whole genome shotgun sequence, the following are encoded in one genomic region:
- the LOC134354251 gene encoding coiled-coil domain-containing protein 34-like, which yields MSSQSSEEENMKINSHLNQYQRDSRLENEIQVKSCELSSSSGSTSSLLSPIYHESYESEDEENESLNKQTDKLSRRKSESTPSKKVDSFSKTPVVSTPSGQKKSRQNVGLKRETLCKRCTLEPSKESTTLLLSPIYHDSYESEDGETAASKTPTSSISDREIACTTNKTVSKKLTMCTPVKSKTSRLRTSARKAKQSEEEEQHLKEVELTAWEAWLIKKAKEERIEVQKKSQQEVLLKQAKLKEQEELQRKKARAEEEHRHWVQRKNEKEKLEKEKKLQKEQEEKNAKEQERERAAERSGKKFQEWLKKKKLQEMEIKKQEKNAEEKKIAELQERREKADKVFQEWLEKVKNRPRIVPSSLAYANGKLTGYYDGSSYPAPSYFNPIPWKPIPVPCSEDNIKKITCKEKVKPKSTSLYIPHSNVAFRPKDNLVVGNGWRKAR from the exons ATGTCTTCACAATCCAGTGAggaagaaaatatgaaaataaattctCATTTGAATCAATATCAACGGGATAGCAGGTTGGAAAATGAGATTCAGGTCAAGAGTTGTGAATTATCCTCTTCATCAggttccacctcctctctgctgTCTCCTATTTACCATGAAAGTTACGAAAGTGAAGATGAAGAAAATGAGTCATTAAACAAGCAGACAGACAAACTTTCAAGAAGAAAATCAGAATCCACCCCAAGTAAAAAGGTAGATAGTTTTTCAAAAACACCAGTAGTGTCAACTCCGAGTGGACAAAAGAAATCCAG GCAGAACGTTGGCTTGAAAAGAGAAACACTGTGCAAGAGATGTACTTTGGAGCCTTCCAAAGAATCCACAACGTTGCTGCTCTCTCCTATTTACCATGACAGCTATGAAAGTGAGGATGGTGAGACAGCGGCTTCCAAAACACCTACAAGCAGTATTTCAGACAGAGAAATAGCATGTACTACAAACAAAACTGTGTCAAAGAAATTGACAATGTGCACTCCAGTCAAATCAAAAACATCTAG GCTTAGAACTTCTGCAAGAAAGGCAAAACAGAGTGAAGAGGAGGAGCAGCATTTAAAGGAAGTTGAGCTTACTGCCTGGGAGGCATGGCttatcaagaaagcaaaggaAGAACGCATTGAAGTGCAAAAAAAATCTCAGCAA GAGGTGTTATTGAAACAAGCAAAATTAAAAGAGCAAGAAGAACTTCAAAGGAAAAAAGCTCGTGCAGAAGAAGAGCATAGACACTGGgtgcagagaaaaaatgaaaag GAAAaactggaaaaagaaaagaaacttcAGAAAGAGCAGGAGGAAAAGAATGCCAAAGAACAAGAACGAGAGCGTGCTGCAGAAAGGTCAGGTAAAAAATTTCAAGAATGGCTTAAGAAAAAGAAGCTTCAGGAAATGGAGATAAAGAAACAGGAAAAG AATGCTGAAGAAAAGAAAATCGCTGAATTGCAGGAAAGGAGAGAAAAAGCAGACAAAGTTTTCCAAGAGTGGTTAGAAAAAGTGAAAAACAGACCACGGATTGTTCCGAGCAGCCTTGCTTATGCTAATGGTAAACTCACAG GATATTATGATGGAAGTTCATATCCAGCTCCAAGCTACTTCAATCCAATTCCATGGAAACCCATCCCTGTGCCATGTTCAGAAGATAACATTAAAAAGATAACCTGTAAGGAAAAAGTGAAACCAAAATCTACATCCCTATATATCCCACATTCTAATGTGGCTTTCAGACCAAAGGACAATCTTGTTGTTGGAAATGGTTGGAGGAAAGCAAGGTGA